The sequence TTTTTATTGCTGCTAGATACAGAGCTAACGCAAATGTCGTAACGAGCATCCATGGTGATAAAGGAACAGAAATAGCGACGGTACCAGTATAAACTCGTAGCACAAAACCTGATGCAATAGTAAATATATCCAAGACAGGTTGGTACTTCAGATAGATAGTGTATACAACATTTAGAGCTAAATAGCATAGTATTATCACGACAAAATCGAAATGGATAACCAAGCCAATCGCAACCAACCCATATAATAAAGTCATCAGCACCAGAGCCTGATGCTTAGTCACATCACCAGATGCCAGAGGTCTTGTCTTAGATTTGACAGGATGCTTTCTATCATCTTCGACATCTTTGTAGTCATTTAAGATGTATGTAGCCGATGATGCTATACAAAACAGTACGGTAGCAGTAATAGCTTGTAATACCGACTCCAAAGATAAAAATAACCCAGAAAAGACTAATGGGGCCATAACAAAAGCATTTTTTACCCATTGCTTTGGTCTCATCAACTTAACTAAAGCTTTAATATTCAACATACTCAACTACCTGATACAAAATAGATTCCTAATAAAACCAATACCATGCCAAGCCACTGCTTTCCATGAAATGACTCCCCGAATAAGTAAGCAGATACAACCGCTAACAAGACAAAACCCGAACTAGCTAAAACAGGATATGCAGAGGAAACAGGTAGTTTTTCCAAGGACTTAGCAAACAAGATAACGTTCAGTCCATAAAAGAAAAGGCCTCCGACAAACCATGGGTTAAGTAAGAAATTTAACACTGGATTACCAAACATAGAAAACTCAACGCGCTGAGCTTGCTTTAGTAAGACATTTCCTATCGTTGAATTTATCGCAGCTATAAATATAAATACCCAAGCAATACCAATAGTCACTACAAAAACCTTTTCACTACATTCAGAACACCTTGCTTAACTGCAGAACGATGGTGACTCGCATTACCGTCTGGCGTTAGAACTTTTTCTCGATTTTCCACATACCAGTTATAGCTATCAATGAACATCTCTATATTAGAGTATTTAGCTTGCCAACTAAACTCAGTTTCTACCTTTGTAGTATCAAAATACATTGACTTTCCATACATTAGGGCATGATATGCCCCAAGAGGTGATAATCCAATCGCACTAGTCACCTTCATACCCAAAACCACAGGTCCCATTGGCACACTTCTGACTTTAGAGCCCGTATTCGCGTGTACAACCAACGCTTCTAAAACCTCTCTCATAGTACCAAACCTATCCGTACCACAGTTGTAAATAGCCGGCCCCTTTTTCATTCCACTCAATATACACACTTCAGCTAAATCATCCGCGTGAATAAACTGATAGACGTTATTACCGCCATCAAATACTGGAATATTTCGTCCTTCTCTGACCCATTCAAACAAGATCTGAAAAATACCAAGTCTACCGTGCCCCATTATTGTCCTTGGTCTAATAATGCTTACATCTAGACCTTTTTTTACATACTCATGACACTTAAGTTCACCTTCGTATTTTGCCTGACCATATTCTTCGCCAGGAGTTGGCTGAGTATATTCTGTTACAGGGTTTTCTTTCGGAACACCGAAGATAGCGCTCGAAGATGTATATACCAGTTTCTGAACTCCGGATTCTAAAGATGCTCTTAGGACATTTTCAGTACCTAATCCATTAACTGATTCAAACAGCTCCCTATCTTTAGCGAGAGGCACTTGAGCAACGTTGTGGAAAACAATATCCATTCCTTTTGTTGCTTCAGATATGGATTCATAATCTCTTATATCACCTTGAAAAAAAGTAACATCATTGGTTCTATCTTCAGTATCATTAATATCGAAGATTGCGCAATCAAATCCCTTTTCTTTTAATTTCTCTATAAGCAAGGAACCAAAGTACCCTGATCCCCCAGTCACTAGTACCTTTTTCATATGACTTTTCCTTCATCTAATAATGACTTAATGCTTCTTTTCATTCCTTCTTCCAGAGAGACCGTAGGATTATAGTTGAGCTCAACTTCGGCTAACGAAATATCACATGCTATAGTTTTATTCATTTCGGATAAAACATGTATCTTTTGGTGATAAAAGCCTAAAGACTGTAAATATTTATCAACCCAAAAAGCCACATCACTTGCTATATTAGGCAGTTTCATTCGCTTTCTTTTGCATTTAATATTGAAATTACTTTCCAAGACATTCTCTATTGTCTGATACACTTCATTCATTGTGTAAGGTCTCTTGTCTGCAATCCAATAGACCTTTCCATTCGCAACTTCAGCGAACGCTGCAAGAATTAACCCTTGAGCCAAATTATCGACATAAGCCATAGAACGTCTGTTATTACCATGCCCTACAACTGGACCTTTTCCTTCTTTGATCATCTGGAAAAATAGTGTCTGTCTTGGTGGCTGGAATGGGCCGTAAAACCAAGGAGCTCGAATTCTTACTGTTTCTAATTTTCCTTTAGCTTGAACTTTTAGTACTTCTTCCTCCATTAACTTTTTGGACAAACCATAGTTCATATAAGGGTTAAAAGGAGAACTCTCTGTAAATACATGTTCATGTGTCGGGTTACAACCAATCGGAGAGTTAGAAGAAACTACTACAGCCCTCTTAATATCCGCCCTTTCTGCCTCATTCAACAAGTTTTTAGTTCCTTCGACATTTATAGTGAAAAAGTCTTTAACTTTATCAGGATGAATGATACCTGCTGTATGAAAAAAATAGCACATTCAGTTGATTCGAATAACTTTTTTACAGCAGTTTTATCACGAATGTCACCTTCATGTATTTCGATTTTATCACCAAATTTTGCAAACCAAGTTTTATCCTCTCCTGGCAATATAAACACTCGGATTCGCCCACTAATTCGAGGCAAACTGGAAAGCCCATCAATACCGTGAATTAGTGCGCTCACCAACGCTTTTCCAAGCCAACCAGCAGCTCCAGTAACTACCGCGCCTACTTCATTAGTTTGATGATTCATTTAAACGTTCCTTCAAATACTGTTCGATATTTCTTCTGGCAATAGCCATAACCGCACCTTGTGGATTTACACCCAAAGATGTACAAAGTAGACTAGCATCGTTTACATATAGGCCTTCTTGTCCATTAACTTTGCCATACGAGTTTGTGACACAAACATCTTTTTCTCCCATTGGACAACTTGAAAACAAATGAATAGTCATTAAGTTCAATTGTTCAGGCGTAATTCCGTAGAGGAAATCCTTAAGCTCACTAAAGCTAGAAATCTTCATTCCGCCTTGTACTACAGGGTATACATGATTCGCACCGGCAGAAAAAAGACATTTCCCCATAAACTCTATTCCTTTTAATATATTGGAGTATCCCTCCCCTCCTAAGTCGAATCTTACTAAAGGATTACTAAAAAAAGGAAGTTTAGTAATAGATCCTTTGCCAGAAGCCGTCATAGCATAGTAAACAGCCATGTTTTTCCATTTTTGTTCTGCAAGGCTTTGACCATTCGGTATATCTAACATGGCCAACTTAATATATTCTTTAGAACTAATGGAGCAGCCTAAACTTATTTTTGGTGAAAACTCTTTAACTTGATGAACGGGTACACCCATATTTTCTGAGTTTACTTGGTCGGGAAACTCTGCAACCATTTTAACCGTTGGATGCATATAAAACTGCTTACCTGCATTTTTCGCAAGTCTATTTGATTGCAATAGCATCGGCGTAGCAATTGCTCCGGCGCATATAAAAACAGATTCAGCAATGTAATCGTGTTCTTCACTATAATCAGGCGATTCTTCTAGGGCTGTAACAATCCATTTATTTCCACGCTTTTGAATCTTCTTAACCGTGTTGTTATATTTATACGTTGCTCCAAACAGCTTTGATTCCGGAATCAAAGTCTCAGTCATTGACTGTTTGGTTCCAGAGCCGGATTCATCATATTTGTACCAACGAGGTATCTCACGAGCATCCCACCCTAATTTTTGAGCCCCTTCATAAAGCTTCAATGAAGCAAGGGGAATATGTTCTTTTGGCATATAACTTACAGATATTGCCTTTTCATTTTCTTGGTAGTAAGGCTCCAACTCTTCTGACGATAAAGACGCTACACCATATTGCTCTACCCAGTTTTCGATGATCTCTTCAGGAATACGATGATAAAGTCCACTATTAATCTCGCTACCACCTCCTGCACACTCACCTTCTACATAAGTGACGGTTGATTTCCCTAGCGCTACAGATACGCCACCGTGCTTATATTTCTGTAGCATTTCCTCTTTAGAGAAGGGGGACAAGAGGTTAGTTTATATTCTCCACCTTTTTCCAGGACAAGAATTTTTAACCCTTGATTTGCTAGAAGTAGAGCTGAAAGCACGCCTCCTGGACCACTTCCTACAATAATAGCATCTAGACGATTCATAACTTATCTTCCCTTTTCTTGCATACGACATTGAAAAGAACCAACGTCTCATAAAAGCGCATCAAATTTCTAAATACGCCTAGTCTAGAGTTTTTCCAATTATTAATGATTATTAGACGCTTTGATACGTGAAGATCAGAAAAAGAGCTCATGTATAACAAATAAACCCATACATAAAAAAAGCAGTAAGAAAAATAATACCGAACCTCATGTAGTCAGGCATCACCTTTATTTGACGTTCGACAAATAACCACGAGTCTTTTGATAACTCCTGTTCGCTAACACCTGAGTACAAATAGACAAAGCTATAACAAATTGCCAACCTACATTTAACAAAACCATCCATTTCATATACCCAATCAATATAGAATAAAACTAACTTCATTAGGCGTATACTTACCTAAACAACAGTTAATTTTATAGTTATAATTTCCCACTTTTATATACCTCTACGTAAGTATGGTTTACTGACTTTCTTTATATCTAATGATGAACATTTTCTTTCTTACTGATGTATACATCAGTCATCCCAAGACCTACGACGAACATCAAAATCCAACCCGTAAGTGAATATCTAAATTGGTCTAGATAATTGACTCCCAATACAACGGAAACACAGATAAAAGAGCTGATAACTGAAAGCACGACTAACTTCATTCTAAAATCTGCCGTTGTTACTATGAAAATTACCGCTACCATAAAAAAAATACTAAAAACAGAAAAAAACAAATTAACTGACCAGTCATAAGACCATTTAATTTTCACATCTACAGGATTATAGAAAACAAGTTCCTTTCCGTTATTATATTTTTCAAAGAAGTCACTACTGAGTATCTCGTTCCTTTTATTGCCAGTTATATAAGGGAAGTGACTTAAATTTGGGTTATTAGTGTTAAAATTGAAAAGAGTTGTTGAAAGCTTAGCAAGTTCATCTTTTCTTCCACCAAGAAAAATGGAAATGATAGATTTAAACTGTTCTAATGAGGAATTAATACCATAGTGTTCAAACAACTCATCATGATAAGCTAAAAATTTATCTTTTCTGTCTTCATAAAGTGGGACTGTTTCTTCAACTCTGTGTATATATTTAAATATTGGCTGAGCATATATTACGTCGTTACCATTCTGAACCTTTAAATTCTTGTGTAATGTTACGTGAGCATGATGCAGTTTAACTCGCTCTGAGTTAACAGCTATCCAATACTTACCATAATCAATCCCGTTAAGATAAGAAATCCTTAGCACAATCAATGCCAGAATAGCAAAACCACTAAAAAGAGTAGTTAAGGAAAAAAGTTATATAATTTTGACACTACAAACACAGTCAATAACGGTAAGGCTAACACCAAATACTGAATTTTAATCAAAGCTAGTGATATAAGAACAAAAAACAGAGTAACAAGATAAAAAAGGCTTGGACTTTTATAATATCTTATTAGCAATACAGAAAATATAATTAAAAGTGAAAGGCTTAATGCTTCTGGGTATATAACATTTAACATTCCTAGCACTCTCCAATGTAAAAAGGGAAGTACTAAAATGGGATATAATAATTTAAAACTAAAAACAATACTTAACAGAGCAATAAAGAATATGACTTTTTGTAAGATAATAATAAGGTTAACACCTCCTATCGACAAAAGACTTCCAATTTGTTCCGAAACATATATAAAATAGCTATAACCAAGTTGTTTAGTACCAAAGTTAACAAGTTGATAGTTTTCAAGATCAACAGAATACTTTAGATAGGTAAAAGCATCTCCAAAGATAATTGGAGATGTAGGAGAAATGAACACATATAAAAACAACAAAAAAGAAATTAAATATTTTGCCGTTCTACTATCAATAATGTTTATTAAGTTAGTTCTTGCAATTGCTAACACAATTAACCCTCTTTAAAAACACAACCATAATTATTAAAACTCCCTTACTCGAGAAAAGTTATTTATCTTTAACACAAAGCGTTTGACTATAACTACTACCAGGAAAGCCAACCGAAAACATATATGTATTTAAATTTTTCTCAAGATTCAATTTTATTAGATTAAAAATTGAATCTCAATTATCGCTTAATTTTGTTAAGACGATATTAGAATAATAAATCATAAGGCACCCTGTCATATAACTCAAGCTTCCCACCGTCCGTTGCATTTAGTATCTTACGACCGTTTAATTCAAACTGTTCTTTAGCCTTTTCATAATTGAGCAATACCGCATTTAATTTAGGATCATGCCATTTTTTACCTTTACCAAAATAGTCTGGATGAAAATGATTTGGATCATCTTCTGTGGACTCTATAGTTGCTTCAGAAATTTTGGCGCTATCGGGGATTTTGTAGTCGAAATCCATTCCTACCAAGTATACTTCTTCAAACCCCATATAAAAGGCTAGCTGGAGGTTAAAATATGTAACAGTTTGTCCAGCATAAACTACCTTACTCACATCTTTTGAAAACCTTGGCACTTCAAAGAATGGATGCTCTTCACGATAAAAACCAACATCGAAAGGGAGATAAAAATTGTTACCGTCATTTGATGTTTTATCTCGATAAAAAGAAGGGAAAAATTTGTATTCACAATCAAATTTTTTTATTTCGTTCAAATTATCATCTAAAACGTGCTTGTCTTCTACTGCATAAAAAGTGGGCTTAAAGCCCATCTCTTTAGTTTTGAAAAAAATACTATTAACGCCAAAAGTATATTCACTTTCTAATAGCGTCAAGTCGATTTTATTTAATG is a genomic window of Vibrio algarum containing:
- a CDS encoding NAD-dependent epimerase/dehydratase family protein, yielding MKKVLVTGGSGYFGSLLIEKLKEKGFDCAIFDINDTEDRTNDVTFFQGDIRDYESISEATKGMDIVFHNVAQVPLAKDRELFESVNGLGTENVLRASLESGVQKLVYTSSSAIFGVPKENPVTEYTQPTPGEEYGQAKYEGELKCHEYVKKGLDVSIIRPRTIMGHGRLGIFQILFEWVREGRNIPVFDGGNNVYQFIHADDLAEVCILSGMKKGPAIYNCGTDRFGTMREVLEALVVHANTGSKVRSVPMGPVVLGMKVTSAIGLSPLGAYHALMYGKSMYFDTTKVETEFSWQAKYSNIEMFIDSYNWYVENREKVLTPDGNASHHRSAVKQGVLNVVKRFL
- a CDS encoding FAD-dependent monooxygenase; this encodes MNRLDAIIVGSGPGGVLSALLLANQGLKILVLEKGGEYKLTSCPPSLKRKCYRNISTVAYL
- a CDS encoding GMC family oxidoreductase N-terminal domain-containing protein; amino-acid sequence: MLQKYKHGGVSVALGKSTVTYVEGECAGGGSEINSGLYHRIPEEIIENWVEQYGVASLSSEELEPYYQENEKAISVSYMPKEHIPLASLKLYEGAQKLGWDAREIPRWYKYDESGSGTKQSMTETLIPESKLFGATYKYNNTVKKIQKRGNKWIVTALEESPDYSEEHDYIAESVFICAGAIATPMLLQSNRLAKNAGKQFYMHPTVKMVAEFPDQVNSENMGVPVHQVKEFSPKISLGCSISSKEYIKLAMLDIPNGQSLAEQKWKNMAVYYAMTASGKGSITKLPFFSNPLVRFDLGGEGYSNILKGIEFMGKCLFSAGANHVYPVVQGGMKISSFSELKDFLYGITPEQLNLMTIHLFSSCPMGEKDVCVTNSYGKVNGQEGLYVNDASLLCTSLGVNPQGAVMAIARRNIEQYLKERLNESSN
- a CDS encoding NAD-dependent epimerase/dehydratase family protein; the protein is MNHQTNEVGAVVTGAAGWLGKALVSALIHGIDGLSSLPRISGRIRVFILPGEDKTWFAKFGDKIEIHEGDIRDKTAVKKLFESTECAIFFIQQVSFILIKLKTFSL
- a CDS encoding NAD-dependent epimerase/dehydratase family protein yields the protein MCYFFHTAGIIHPDKVKDFFTINVEGTKNLLNEAERADIKRAVVVSSNSPIGCNPTHEHVFTESSPFNPYMNYGLSKKLMEEEVLKVQAKGKLETVRIRAPWFYGPFQPPRQTLFFQMIKEGKGPVVGHGNNRRSMAYVDNLAQGLILAAFAEVANGKVYWIADKRPYTMNEVYQTIENVLESNFNIKCKRKRMKLPNIASDVAFWVDKYLQSLGFYHQKIHVLSEMNKTIACDISLAEVELNYNPTVSLEEGMKRSIKSLLDEGKVI
- a CDS encoding DMT family transporter, translated to MTIGIAWVFIFIAAINSTIGNVLLKQAQRVEFSMFGNPVLNFLLNPWFVGGLFFYGLNVILFAKSLEKLPVSSAYPVLASSGFVLLAVVSAYLFGESFHGKQWLGMVLVLLGIYFVSGS
- a CDS encoding decaprenyl-phosphate phosphoribosyltransferase, which codes for MLNIKALVKLMRPKQWVKNAFVMAPLVFSGLFLSLESVLQAITATVLFCIASSATYILNDYKDVEDDRKHPVKSKTRPLASGDVTKHQALVLMTLLYGLVAIGLVIHFDFVVIILCYLALNVVYTIYLKYQPVLDIFTIASGFVLRVYTGTVAISVPLSPWMLVTTFALALYLAAIKRRQELAKNGSSSRNVLNEYSVELMDRYAEMSATCAVIFYSLFVMTSKMDMVLSIPFVLFGLYRYWFVVDSLDGGESPTDALFSDFQLQTTIIAWVAVCLYTLWP
- a CDS encoding 6-hydroxymethylpterin diphosphokinase MptE-like protein; the encoded protein is MMKFVKKAFFPILKSRYSSKITKEEARRIRTFKNKFKGKRCFIVGNGPSLNKIDLTLLESEYTFGVNSIFFKTKEMGFKPTFYAVEDKHVLDDNLNEIKKFDCEYKFFPSFYRDKTSNDGNNFYLPFDVGFYREEHPFFEVPRFSKDVSKVVYAGQTVTYFNLQLAFYMGFEEVYLVGMDFDYKIPDSAKISEATIESTEDDPNHFHPDYFGKGKKWHDPKLNAVLLNYEKAKEQFELNGRKILNATDGGKLELYDRVPYDLLF